From the Excalfactoria chinensis isolate bCotChi1 chromosome 1, bCotChi1.hap2, whole genome shotgun sequence genome, one window contains:
- the NRIP1 gene encoding nuclear receptor-interacting protein 1: MTHGEELGSEMHQDSAVLTYLEGLLMHQAAGGSGTTVDKKSAGHSGEDQNFNISGNIFPSCQSNGPVLNTSTYQGSGMLHLKKARLLQSSEDWNAAKRRRLSDSIVDLDGKKEALLAGMVENVPKGKQDSTLLASLLQSFSSRLQSVALSQQIRQSLKEQGYSLSHDSLQVEKDLRCYGVASSHLKTLLKKSKAKDQKLDNSLPDITKNLPKERFIESPHAVQSGPKVINEPLSCAARLQAVASMVEKRSSPAASPKPSVACSQLALLLSSEAHLQQYSREHALKAQNANQIASERLAAMARLQESAQKDIGQFSLAKGMTSHLNGQAGSSTKMVSSKSNMAPFQSSVGITHSPPKNVGFKSTLERNNVKTSPSNSLLLHLLKSQNTTKQLKGHEQSERASIFEESSTPTTIDEYSDNNPSFTDDSSDDESSHSNCLPIDLSFKQRTDKPDTGPPASLDNLTQSLLHSWDPKVSCPESKEDKDTPKASKLNPHQKVTLLQLLLGHKSEEKVDKSNEPQGPHSAADVAKFTVQTGKRTPVTDSPNSNRMTPLNTPPLLASAKADSPINLSHPSLAIKRSSPPYACSIQPDRLVNPASKHLIDLSKSKEIQGAKLSRNDSPQNSSAFSASKLLQNLAQCGMQTSMSSEEQRSGKHLLVGNADKPVGLIDRLNSPLLTNKLSTHEENNKILSCQSVPTEQGLPGSEIENLLERRTVLQLLLGTPNKGKNEQKERVLLRDESSQEQTDKALNEQILTVKIKTEPSEESNVPYNSNAQQIRECKGNKFQGFVHSLQRNTAASPASEEMKSEPLSPQDFSFSKNGLLSRLLRQNQDSYPADELDRTHQNNEPAHLETKSLCTVPKKRKLHAEPLESPLKKMKTNVSHAANNHVSPTEALYGPLLNQQELKFGRSDSEFKYAVSHGSNNESDNRSWSRDSKGFNVLKQLLLSENCERDLSQHRNNLLTEGKKKGNKSNATINKPEFSISSVNALMGSPVQQSNCVDHRTFQYPVKSPASSPFPEHLGRLEPDQFSMCPMPSEKGPIRWVITGMDKNDYEKDSPRLTKTNPILYYMLQKGGNSVSSQEAHDKEIWNEPSFTDSSTRVTIKEELTSDGELKTPFSNLRSPYNSHVGNKTSHQHGVNGEVHGLLEKVLTIKKEPE; this comes from the coding sequence ATGACTCATGGAGAAGAGCTTGGCTCTGAGATGCACCAGGATTCTGCTGTTCTAACTTACCTAGAGGGATTACTAATGCATCAAGCAGCAGGAGGCTCAGGTACTACAGTTGACAAAAAGTCTGCTGGGCATAGTGGAGAGGATCAAAACTTTAATATTTCTGGAAATATATTTCCCAGCTGTCAAAGTAATGGTCCAGTTCTTAACACAAGTACATATCAGGGATCTGGCATGTTGCACCTCAAAAAAGCAAGGCTGTTGCAGTCTTCTGAAGATTGGAATGCAGCAAAGAGAAGGCGGTTGTCTGATTCCATTGTGGATTTAGATGGAAAAAAGGAAGCTTTGTTAGCTGGCATGGTTGAAAATGTGCCTAAAGGCAAACAGGATAGCACATTACTTGCCTCTTTGCTTCAGTCATTCAGCTCTAGGCTTCAGAGTGTTGCTCTGTCACAGCAGATTAGACAGAGCCTTAAGGAGCAAGGCTATTCCCTTAGCCATGATTCTTTACAGGTGGAGAAAGATTTACGGTGCTATGGTGTTGCATCCAGTCACCTGAAGACTCTATTgaagaagagcaaagcaaaggatCAGAAGTTGGACAACAGCCTGCCTGATATAACAAAGAACCTGCCCAAAGAGAGGTTTATAGAATCTCCTCATGCAGTGCAGAGCGGACCTAAAGTAATAAATGAACCGCTGTCATGTGCTGCAAGATTACAAGCTGTGGCAAGCATGGTAGAGAAACGATCTAGTCCTGCTGCTTCACCGAAGCCCAGCGTAGCATGCAGCCAACTAGCTTTACTCCTTTCAAGTGAAGCTCACTTGCAGCAGTACTCCAGGGAACATGctttaaaagcacaaaatgcAAATCAAATAGCAAGTGAGAGACTTGCAGCTATGGCCAGATTACAAGAAAGTGCTCAAAAAGATATTGGCCAGTTCAGTTTAGCAAAAGGAATGACAAGCCATCTCAACGGTCAAGCAGGATCATCAACCAAAATGGTATCTAGCAAAAGCAATATGGCACCGTTTCAGAGTTCGGTGGGAATCACACATTCACCACCCAAAAATGTTGGATTCAAAAGTACCTTGGAAAGGAATAATGTGAAAACCTCTCCCAGCAACAGTTTGCTCTTACACCTCCTGAAAAGCCAGAATACCACCAAACAATTAAAAGGCCACGAACAGAGTGAGAGAGCCAGCATTTTTGAAGAGAGTAGCACACCAACAACTATTGATGAGTATTCAGACAACAATCCTAGTTTTACAGATGACAGCAGTGATGACGAAAGCTCCCATTCTAACTGTCTTCCTATAGACTTATCTTTTAAACAGAGGACAGACAAACCAGATACAGGTCCACCAGCGTCACTGGATAACCTGACTCAGTCCTTGCTTCATAGCTGGGATCCAAAAGTTTCCTGTCCAGAGAGCAAGGAAGACAAAGACACTCCAAAAGCGTCTAAGCTGAACCCCCATCAAAAAGTAACACTACTTCAGCTGTTACTCGGGCATAAGAGTGAAGAAAAGGTAGACAAAAGTAATGAGCCTCAGGGaccacacagtgctgctgatgtGGCAAAATTCACTGTACAAACTGGTAAAAGGACTCCTGTTACTGACAGTCCCAATTCAAATCGAATGACTCCACTGAACACTCCGCCTTTGCTTGCTTCTGCAAAAGCAGACTCTCCTATAAATCTCTCTCACCCATCATTAGCCATCAAGCGTAGCTCACCACCATATGCCTGCAGCATCCAGCCAGACAGGCTGGTGAATCCTGCATCTAAACATTTGATAGAcctttcaaaaagcaaagaaattcaaGGAGCTAAGCTGAGCAGAAATGACAGTCCACAAAACTCTTCGGCTTTCAGCGCCAGCAAGCTGTTGCAGAATCTTGCTCAGTGTGGTATGCAGACTTCCATGTCAAGTGAAGAACAAAGATCCGGCAAACATCTGCTTGTGGGGAACGCAGATAAACCTGTAGGCTTGATTGATAGATTGAACAGCCCTCTGCTTACAAATAAATTAAGtacacatgaagaaaataacaaaatattaagTTGTCAGTCTGTACCCACTGAACAAGGACTTCCAGGTTCGGAAATAGAAAATCTCCTTGAAAGGCGAACtgtccttcagctgcttctgggAACTCCCAATAAAggtaaaaatgaacagaaagaaagggtGCTTTTAAGAGATGAAAGTTCTCAGGAACAGACAGACAAGGCTTTGAATGAGCAAATATTGACggtgaaaataaaaactgaaccGTCTGAAGAATCAAATGTCCCTTATAATTCAAATGCACAACAAATAAGAGAGTGCAAGGGTAACAAATTTCAAGGATTTGTTCATTCGCTACAGAGAAAcacagctgcttctccagcatcTGAGGAGATGAAGTCTGAGCCTCTTTCACctcaagatttttctttttccaaaaatgGCCTCCTAAGTAGATTGCTGAGACAGAATCAGGATAGTTACCCTGCAGATGAGCTGGACAGAACTCACCAAAACAATGAGCCGGCACACCTGGAAACAAAGAGTCTTTGCACAGTACCGAAGAAAAGGAAGCTTCATGCTGAGCCTTTGGAAAGTCCgttaaaaaagatgaaaactaaTGTGTCTCATGCTGCAAACAATCACGTTTCTCCTACAGAGGCACTGTATGGGCCTTTGCTAAACCAGCAAGAACTGAAATTTGGCAGAAGTGATTCAGAATTTAAATATGCTGTAAGTCATGGTTCAAATAATGAAAGCGATAATAGGAGTTGGTCTAGAGATAGTAAAGGCTTTAACGTGTTGAAACAGCTGCTTCTCTCAGAAAACTGTGAGAGAGACCTGTCGCAACATAGGAATAACTTACTAACTGAgggcaagaaaaaaggaaacaaaagcaatgcaACAATTAATAAACCCgaattcagcatttcttcagtaAATGCATTAATGGGAAGTCCTGTGCAACAGAGCAATTGTGTAGATCACAGAACATTTCAGTATCCAGTAAAAAGTCCTGCCAGTTCCCCCTTCCCTGAACATTTGGGGAGACTCGAACCTGACCAGTTTAGCATGTGCCCCATGCCCAGTGAGAAAGGTCCCATTAGATGGGTGATCACAGGTATGGACAAGAACGATTATGAAAAAGACTCTCCGAGACTGACCAAAACCAATCCAATCTTGTACTACATGTTACAGAAAGGCGGCAACTCTGTTAGTAGCCAAGAAGCACACGACAAAGAAATTTGGAATGAACCATCGTTTACTGATAGTTCAACTCGCGTCACAATCAAAGAGGAGTTAACATCTGACGGAGAGCTTAAAACTCCTTTTAGTAACTTAAGAAGCCCTTACAACAGCCATGTGGGAAATAAGACATCTCATCAACATGGTGTGAATGGAGAAGTGCATGGACTTCTGGAAAAAGTGCTAACAATCAAAAAAGAGCCAGAATAA